CATGTCAACCCAACTTGAAAATGCAGGCATCACCTTGATGCAAGGCTATGACCGTAGTCATTTACAACCCCATCCTGACCTTGTGATTGTGGGCAATGCCATGAAACGCGGTATTGATGCGGTAGAATATATGCTCAACGAAGGTCTACCGTATATTTCAGGTCCACAATTCCTTGCAGATCACGTATTACAAGGCAAGCACGTACTGGGTGTTGCAGGCACACATGGTAAAACTACAACCACAACCATGTTGGCTTGGGTACTTGATCAGGCAGGTTTAAATCCAGGCTTTTTAATTGGTGGTGTTCCTTTAGGTTTTAGTGAAAGCGCACGTTTAGGCGGTGGAAAATACTTCTGTGTAGAAGCCGATGAATACGATTCTGCATTCTTCGATAAACGTTCTAAGTTCGTGCATTACCATCCCAAGACAGCCATTTTAAATAACCTTGAATTTGACCATGCGGATATTTTTGATGACTTAGCCGCAATTCAAAAACAATTCCATCACTTAGTTCGTACCATTCCAAGTGAAGGTCGTATCATTGCGCCGATCACTGAAAGCAATATTGATGAAGTCTTGGAAATGGGCTGTTGGACACCTGTGGTTCGTACTTCTTTAGATGCAAATGACTCTGCTGAAGTCTATGCAGAACAATTGTCTGCGGATGGTTCACATTTCAAAGTCTTACAACACGGCGTTGTCAAAGGTGAAGTGAAATGGAACATGACAGGGCAACACAGTGTCGCCAATGCTTTGGCGACGATTGCAGCTGCTGAACATGTCGGTGTTTCAATTGAAACTGCATGTGAAGCTTTATCTAACTTTGGCGGTGTAAAACGCCGTATGGAACTGCTTGACACAGTGAATGGTATTGAAGTTTATGATGACTTTGCACACCACCCAACGGCAATTGACACCACGCTGGAAGGCGCACGCAAACGTTTAGGCGAACGTAAACTGTGGGCAATCATTGAACCACGTTCAAATACCATGCGTATGGGTTCGCACAAAGATGGTTTGGCACATTCTGCACGTTTGGCTGATGAAGTCATTTGGTATCAACCTGAAGGTCTAGACTGGGATTTACAACCTGTCATTGATGCCGCACCGAATAAAGCTGTGGTTGCTCGTACTTTGGATGACATCATCAACACTATAGTTGCTGAAGCAGGTGAGGGCGATGCCGTGGTGATTATGTCTAACGGTGGTTTTGGTGGTTTACATCAAAAATTGATTACGGCATTAAAAGCTAAATAAGCTGTTATAAAACCATTAATTTAATTTAGAAAAACCCGCAAGAGCGGGTTTTTTTATGTACTGAAAACATGGCGCTTAAAAATAATTTTGATAACCTCGATTTTGATAACCAATATGATGTTTTGTAGGTTTTTCTACATTTGCAGTCTGTAATAAAATTTTGAGAAAGCCATCCATCTGTTCGACTGTTAATAAATTAGGCTTAAAATGGCTTAAGCCAATATTTTTAAAGTAACTTGAAATTTTAGTATTAGGATTTACATATTTCATCGACCATTGTTTAAAACTCAATTCAGTAATAGAGCAAATGTGAAATAGATGAATATCAGTATGTCGACTATCGCGTTGGATCGACTCAAATAATGCAAAAACGTGTTCTCTTTCACCTTCGAGACATTGAAAAAATGAACCCTCAGCATAATACAGTACCCCGACAATACCTTGTTGGGCATTAAATCCTCGCGCTCTGGATAAAATATCACTTAAATCAAGCAGCAAATCATTGTCACTTTCTACTCGAACACTGGCATAGCATAAGCGAATCATAACTTTTCTTCTTTATCATGGTTAATTTTATTATTGCTCATTTTTTAATCATTTGTAATTTTTTTCTCACAAAATTCATCTGTTCTGATCACTCAATTTTCTCTGACCACTAAGCGATAATAAGAAATAGGAGAAGTAAACCGATTTTTCCCTGAGTGAACCTAATTGTTAAGTTTTTTTATTCGAGAATAAAATGATTAAAAATTTATTATTGCTCACGATCCTACAAATTTTTTACATTGGTCTTGTACTATTCTTACATAAACTTGGGTTGAACGAGTTTATCAATATTGCCATCATGTCATTTATTTTAGGTATATGTAGCCATTATCTACTTAACACTTGGATATTTAAATTAATACTAGTTTTTTGCCTATCCATACTCTTTATTGCTTTACATGGTTATCTGATGTGGGCTGTATTTATGAGTTGTTATGGTTTAGCACTCACGATTTTTCAATTTAATCTCAATCATTCTGTCCAAAGTAAATATAAGCTTCATCCCCATTGAGGCTTATATTCCTGCAATACATTTCTTTTATAGCATCACATCAGCAAAGCTTTTATCACGTCTAAACATAACATCTACATAGGAGCAAGTCGGCACAATTTTTAACTGCTTTTTACGTGCAAAATCAACCAAAGTATCCAATAACTGACGTGCCATACCTTGCCCACGTAGAGAGTCATCTACCCAAGTATGATTAGCGATGATCTTATCTTCACCACTCCACACATAACTGATCTCAGCAATGCGTTGACCTTGCTCATTTTCTAAAAAAAATTCACCTTGATTTGCATCATCAATATGTTGGAATTGCATATTTTTATCTCATCAATAATTTATCAATATAAATTTAACAAAGTTCATGCAAAAAGAAAATTTGATTAAACAAGATCCTTACGATGAAAATAACACATCACGAATAGATTCATCTTTATCAAAGACTGACTTTGCAAAAGGACAAAGCGGTATCACTGCTATGTTTTTTTCACGTGCAAATTCAACTAAATTATTTAACAATTTACGTCCTACACCTTCACCACGCAATTCATCTTCAACTGTGGTATGGTCAATAATCAATTTATCCTCACCTGCCCATGTATAGGTCATTTCAGCCAAACGATGACCTTCCTCGCCAATATAAAATTCGCCTTTTTTAGCATCATTTTTATGCTTGATTTCTAACATTTTTCTACCTCTTGATAAAATCAGTATTTTTCAACATGCCATAAATATTCAATATTTTCTGTTAAGTTTTTTTATAAATTTAAAATCATCAGCACAGCACTTAAAATCAATAATCACAAAATCGTCAACTTAAAATACAGCGTAAAATGCTGTTAGACTCAGGTTTATCGCATTCTACTCACAGATCAAAGAAGGGCACTATGAAAAAATGATCACGACCAACTAATGATCTTCTTTCTACATATTTCTAAACTTTATTTCACTTAACAAGCCCACCAAATCAGCCTAAAATTTAGTACACATTATTTAAACAATTGACGATGTCAGCCTCTACTACTCCCCAAAACCCAAGATCAGCATCCACACCAAATCAAACACAGCAATGGATCAGTGTCATTAGCCTTGCTTTTGCTGCATTTATTTTTAATACCACAGAATTTATTCCTGTTGCTTTGCTCAGTGATATTGGTCAAAGCTTTGCTATGCCTGCCACCGATGTGGGCATCATGATTACCATTTATGCATGGGTGGTTGCACCGATTTCCCTCCCCATCATGTTATTGACTAAAAATTTTGAACGTAGATTTCTACTGATCGCATTATTCTGCGTTTTTATTCTCAGTCATACCTTGTCTTATTTTGCATGGAATTTTGAAGTTTTATTGCTCAGTCGCATCGGGATTGCTTTTGCCCATGCTTTATTTTGGTCAATTACAGCTTCTCTTGCTGTGCGTGTTGCCCCTCAGGGCAAAGCGTTTCAAGCCTTGGGCTTACTTGCTACAGGCACGGCTTTGGCCATGGTCTTAGGTATTCCATTTGGGCGCATCATTGGTGAAACATACGGATGGCGTAATACTTTTGCATTGATCGCCATTGGGGCTGCGATTGTTTGTTTAATTTTAGCCAAAACTTTACCCAAGCTTCCGAGTGTCAATTCAGGCTCATTAAGCAGTTTAAAAGTATTCTATCAACGTCCAGCCTTAATGATGGTATTTGCACTCACCATTATTGTGATTACCGCTCAATTTACCGCATATAGTTATATTGAGCCTTTTGCCCTAAATATTGCACATTTCAGTTCATCACAAACGACAACCTTATTGCTGATCTATGGGGCTGCTGGCTTTTTAGGCTCTTATTTATTTGGAAAATTTGCTAAAAAATATCCAAAACTCCCGATCCCATTGAGTAGTGCTGTACTCGCAATTTCAATGCTATTGCTGATTCCACTTGCAACTGACTTTATTTATTTTAGTTTGGTGAGTTTATTCTGGGGAATAGCGATTATTTGTTTTAGCCTTGCACAACAAGCCAAAGCCCTAAATTTAGCTTCGGATGCTACAGATGTCGCAATGGCAATCTATTCAGGACTTTATAATGTCGGCATCGGCGGTGGTGCTTTACTGGGTGGGTTCGTTACAGCACATTATGGTTTAAATCACATTGGCTTAGTCGGAGGCGTCTTAGCACTGCTCGGCACAATATTGGCCTGCATTTTAGTGACTCGTAAAGATTTTTAACTGCAATTATTCTGAGGAAATGTGTAAAAAGAAATTGCGTCAGTTTAAAAATTATGCAATATTAATCACATTAAGTATCCACGTTTGATACTTATTCCAAATTCATTGAACAAGGGGAGTAGCCTCTCCAAATGATCTCTATAGGATTATAAATTTTATATAGAGACCAGATGTCAGAATATCGTCATTACGCATTTTTTATTTACACAAATAAAAAAGCCGGTATCTGAGCATTATCTGTCACAGATAATGTAGGCAAGACTTTGATCATGTTGATACAGATGTTTAATCGTCTGGCAACTGGTCAAGGTCTTTTTTTATGCCTGATTGATTGCCAGAAATGGAGTTTTTATGGAATCAATCGGTAATCTTTGGCTGTATTTTGCATTTTTTGCAATTGTTGCAGTCATGCTTCTCATCGACTTTCTAGGCTTTAAACAAAAAGAAGGGCAAGAAGTAAAAGTTAAAACCGCAGCGTACTGGAGTATTGCTTGGGTCACGGTTGCAACTTTATTTGGTGGTGGTTTGTGGTTGTATCTACAACAAACCGCAGGTGTGACCATCGCCAATACCAAAACCATGGAATATTTTGCAGGTTATTTACTCGAAAAATCCCTCGCAATTGACAACGTTTTCGTCTGGATGATGATCTTCGCAGCTTTTGCTATTCCGCCCGCTTTACAACGTAAATTATTACTCTACGGCGTACTCGGTGCAATCGTATTAAGAACCATTTTTATCTTTATTGGTGCATGGTTCGTTCAAGAATTTTCGTGGATTTTATATATTTTCGGTGCATTTTTGGTCTATACAGGCTTTAAATTATTGAAAGGTCAAGATGAAGAAGACAGCAATATTGAAGATATGGCGATTCTAAAATGGTTGCGTAAACACATGCGAATTATGCCGAATTTGGAAGGTGGAAAATTCTTTGTCCGTCAAAATGGCGTGTTATGGGCAACGCCATTATTCTTGGTCTTGATTTTAGTGGAAGCATCTGATGTTATCTTTGCGGTCGACTCTATTCCTGCAATCTTTGCTGTCACAACCGACCCCTTTATTGTATTAACCGCAAACCTCATGGCGATTTTAGGTTTACGTGCAATGTTTTTCCTGCTTTCAGGTGCAGCAGCAAAAATGCATTATTTGCCATATGGTCTTGGGATTATTCTCGTTTTCATCGGCTTTAAAATGTTAATGCTCGATGTGTTCCATATGCCAATTTGGATTTCGTTAGGCTTTATTGTGATTGTCTTAGCGATCACAGCATGGTTATCGATTCTATATAATAAGAAACAAACACTAAACTCTTAAGTTCCGTTTAAAAAGCCTTTCTCAATGAAAGGCTTTTTAAAAATCAATATCAGGACACAATCTCTAACTTTTCCCATCGCTGCAAAAACCGTTTAGACATCACACGTTGCATAAACACATCATGGCTGACCAACCGATCATTCCAGCGTAACTTTAATGCAAATAAATCATACAAACCGAAGGGTGCAATGATCTCTAAATCATCATTTTCTAATAAACGTATTGCGATTGCAGTGGCTGTTTCAGGCCAAACGGACAAAGCCTCATGTAACGAAGCATAAGGCAAAATCGACTGACCATTTTCCGTGCTATACCATGTATGCACAGTGGCTTGATTCACAACATCCCACTCATTTTCAGGGAAATTTTGGATTAATTGTCTCGTAATTTCATGGGTTATTCTTTGATGCTCTTCATGCTCATCAAAGAAAATGACGTCAATTTCGCTGTGTATCACATCATAGGTTTGACCATGTAAAACTGACCATACAAGGTTGCGAATCACACCCGCACTCAAATATGCATCGGGTGCAATGTGTCTTAAATAAACCAATCTTTGCCACAAGGCTTGTTCACGAAAAATTATTTCTATCAGGGCCTGATCAAAATTCTGTTTTGTAAAATCAAATAGTTGTAGGTTTTTCATGCGCTTTCAACATGCTTTTTTGGAAAAATAGTCACTGTACAATTTCAGCACATGCCCATATTATACAGCGCATAAAATTTGTTTTAATTTTTATTCTGTTAGAAAGCAAATAGATAAAAATACTGAAAATGCAAGGCAGACCATGCGTTCAAAAAAAATCAGTTTAGTCATTGTGCCACTTTTGATGACTGCGTGTAGTAGTCATGATAAACCACTTGTTCAAGATGTTTATAACAGCCAATATGATTGTGCATACGATTGGGATACAGAACTCTGTGAAGAAGAACAAACCACGAGTTCATCCCATAGTGGCTATTATGGCGGGATACGTTATATAGGCCCGCAATATTATCAGGGCAATCGTAAAGTGAATTTTGCAGGGCGTAAAATCCAACCCTCAAGCAATCTCAGTGTTGGGCAACCTTATATTTCCCAAGTCGCCAAATCAAATAGTAAATCTTCACCTGTGCGTGGTGGTTTTGGACGTAGTGGCGGATCATTTGGTGGTTAAAACTCACATCCTGAGTTTGCTGTAACAATTCATTTAAAAGTTATTGATGACATTATGAAAAGAAAACTGTTCCAAGCCCGTCCAAACTGGCAGCAAGAACACGAAAATATTGGCTTTGATTATTATAATTTACCTTCTGCGGATGGCTCGATTTATTGGTCTGAAGGGGTAGCATATGAGTTTAGCTTAAAGCAAATCGAACAGCTTGAAGATGCCTCGAATGAACTGCATCAAATGTGCTTACACGTGGCAGGGGAGATGATTCAGCAGGGTAATTATCCTGATTATTTTCAAATACCACACAGCGCTATTCCGCTCATTGAACATTCATGGCATCACCATGCACCCATGCTTTATGGACGTTTTGACTTTGCCTATGATGGTCAACAAATCAAGATGCTTGAATACAATGCCGATACCCCTACAGGTTTACTTGAAGCATCAGTTGCACAGTGGCATTGGATTGAACAAGTTGAAAATATTGCAAACCGTGATCAATTTAATAGTATTCATGAAGACCTGATTAAACGCTGGAAAACAATTTTTCCACGTGGCGCACATATCCATTTTGCAGCATGCCAAGAAGCAGGACGTGAAGACTGGGGCAATCTGGAATATTTAATGGATACAGCCTTTCAAGCAGGGCATAAAGTGTCTGAGCTATCGATGGAAAATATCGGTTGGGATGGCAACAACTTTGTCGATTTGAATGATCAAGAAATTCAAAATTTGTTTAAGCTGTATCCTTGGGAATGGATTTGGGAAGAAAATTTTTCTCAGTACTTAAAACCTGAAACGCATTGGGTTGAGCCGTGTTGGAAAATGCTCTTGTCCAATAAAGCACTATTAGTCGAGCTTTGGAAGAAGTTTCCGCATCATCCGTTATTACTCGAATCACATGCATTTAAATCTGATATGCAGCTGCATGGCAAATGGGTCAAAAAACCTATTTTGGCACGTGAAGGTGCCAATATTCGTGTAGTACAGGACAATCTCGACCAAGGTGCTGCATCGGGTAGTTTCTATTTCGATGATTATGATAAATATGGCTACATCGCGCAGAAATGGGTAGATACGCCGTTATTTGATGGCAAATTACCAACCTTAGGTTTATGGATGGTGGGACACACCTGTGCAGGTATGTCGATCCGTGAGGACGAGTTTGACATTATTGGCAATGATGCACATTTTGCAGCACATTATTTTGTGGAATAAACACGATGTACTTAAAATGTACATTGATCTACGCAGAGAAAAGATGATTTCAAAATTAATCACTCAAAATCAGATCAGATAAAATTCAACAAATTTATTGACCCTAAAATAAAAAAGCCGATCTTATCAATATCGGCTTTTCAACAACATAGACACTCGATGAGATTAAATCGTATGCTCGGCTACTCGTTTCATGTATTTATTCAAACGGGTAAAAAATAAAATCTGTAAAAAAATGGTAAAAGCAGAGACACACCATTCATACCACAGATCAAAAGCAGTATTTTCTAGTTGGAAAAACTGATAAATCCCCAGTAATACCAAGCCAAATACAATACCTGCGACTGTGGTTTGCAACAAAATTGGAAATGATAATGCCGTGATCCGATTCATAAAATGCACACCATGATCACCGCCATTGGCAACATAGCTGCGCTGAATCCCAATAAACATAATGATTAAAGTTAAAATTGCTTCCACCCCAATCACACGTATATCGTAATAAGGTGAATACATACCATAGTAATACACAGCACTGACGACCAATGCGGCGATCAAATAATAATTTTTATAATGGCGTTTCTCTAAAGTGTCTTCTGAAAGTTCATGCGCTAAGGCTTTGGTATTCCAAAAATACATAAATATTGTTATCTCTTATTCGTTGATTTGTGCACACTTTACGCATTCTTTTCACAAAGATAAAGCACTAAAACCAACACTTTCATGGCAGCTGTCACTGTGCATTCAGACATAAATTACTGAAGCATGCTACTAAATGGGCTACAATCAATCGAAAAAATTCACAACGTAGGTTCAAAATGTCTTCTATCATTGCAACGACGGCGATTCGCGGTCGCTTCCTCGATATTCAGAATACGGTTGCCCAAGCGCGTGATATTCACGACCAAGTGCGATATGTAGAAGATGGTTTATTACTCATCAATGACGGAAAAATTGTTTGGTTTGGTGCTTGGACGGAAGGGCAAACCTATTTGCCTGCTGATCTCAAAGTTGAACATTATGCAAATCAATTAATTGTTCCAGGTTTTATCGACACACATATTCATTTTCCTCAAACAGAAATGGTCGGTGCCTACGGTGAACAACTTTTAGAATGGCTCAATACCTATACCTTCCCAACTGAAATTCAATTTCAAGATAAAGCTTATGCTGACCAAATTGCCCATTTCTTTATCAATGAACTTCTAAAAAATGGTACAACCACAGCTTTAGTATTCTGTACAGTACATCCACAATCAGTTGATGCCTTGTTTGAGGCGGCTGAACGCCATCAAATGCGTTTGATCGCAGGTAAAGTGATGATGGATCGTCATGCACCTGAAGCACTCACAGACACAGCAGAAAGTGCGTATGATGACTCCAAAGCCCTCATTGAAAAATGGCATGGCAAAGGGCGTAACCTGTATGCGATTACCCCACGTTTTGCTCCGACCTCAACGCCTGAACAATTGCAGCGGGCAGGGCAGCTCAAAGCTGAATATCCTGATGTCTATGTACATACCCATTTAAGTGAAAATAAAAATGAAATCGCATGGGTTAAAGAATTATTCCCTGAACAAAAAGGGTATTTGGATGTGTATCACCATTATGGCTTAACAGGCGAGCGTTCGGTTTTTGCCCATTGTGTGCATTTGGAAGAACATGAATGGGATTGTATGCATGATACAGACTCGGCCATCGCGTTCTGTCCAACCTCAAACCTGTTCCTCGGCAGTGGTTTATTTCCATTGAAAAAAACATGGGAAAAGCAAGTCAAAGTTGGACTCGGAACTGATATTGGCGCAGGGACATCATTCTGTCAATTACAAACATTAAATGAA
The DNA window shown above is from Acinetobacter piscicola and carries:
- a CDS encoding glutathionylspermidine synthase family protein, translating into MKRKLFQARPNWQQEHENIGFDYYNLPSADGSIYWSEGVAYEFSLKQIEQLEDASNELHQMCLHVAGEMIQQGNYPDYFQIPHSAIPLIEHSWHHHAPMLYGRFDFAYDGQQIKMLEYNADTPTGLLEASVAQWHWIEQVENIANRDQFNSIHEDLIKRWKTIFPRGAHIHFAACQEAGREDWGNLEYLMDTAFQAGHKVSELSMENIGWDGNNFVDLNDQEIQNLFKLYPWEWIWEENFSQYLKPETHWVEPCWKMLLSNKALLVELWKKFPHHPLLLESHAFKSDMQLHGKWVKKPILAREGANIRVVQDNLDQGAASGSFYFDDYDKYGYIAQKWVDTPLFDGKLPTLGLWMVGHTCAGMSIREDEFDIIGNDAHFAAHYFVE
- a CDS encoding TerC family protein encodes the protein MESIGNLWLYFAFFAIVAVMLLIDFLGFKQKEGQEVKVKTAAYWSIAWVTVATLFGGGLWLYLQQTAGVTIANTKTMEYFAGYLLEKSLAIDNVFVWMMIFAAFAIPPALQRKLLLYGVLGAIVLRTIFIFIGAWFVQEFSWILYIFGAFLVYTGFKLLKGQDEEDSNIEDMAILKWLRKHMRIMPNLEGGKFFVRQNGVLWATPLFLVLILVEASDVIFAVDSIPAIFAVTTDPFIVLTANLMAILGLRAMFFLLSGAAAKMHYLPYGLGIILVFIGFKMLMLDVFHMPIWISLGFIVIVLAITAWLSILYNKKQTLNS
- a CDS encoding BLUF domain-containing protein produces the protein MIRLCYASVRVESDNDLLLDLSDILSRARGFNAQQGIVGVLYYAEGSFFQCLEGEREHVFALFESIQRDSRHTDIHLFHICSITELSFKQWSMKYVNPNTKISSYFKNIGLSHFKPNLLTVEQMDGFLKILLQTANVEKPTKHHIGYQNRGYQNYF
- the mpl gene encoding UDP-N-acetylmuramate:L-alanyl-gamma-D-glutamyl-meso-diaminopimelate ligase: MHLHILGICGTFMGSLALLARDLGHKVTGSDANVYPPMSTQLENAGITLMQGYDRSHLQPHPDLVIVGNAMKRGIDAVEYMLNEGLPYISGPQFLADHVLQGKHVLGVAGTHGKTTTTTMLAWVLDQAGLNPGFLIGGVPLGFSESARLGGGKYFCVEADEYDSAFFDKRSKFVHYHPKTAILNNLEFDHADIFDDLAAIQKQFHHLVRTIPSEGRIIAPITESNIDEVLEMGCWTPVVRTSLDANDSAEVYAEQLSADGSHFKVLQHGVVKGEVKWNMTGQHSVANALATIAAAEHVGVSIETACEALSNFGGVKRRMELLDTVNGIEVYDDFAHHPTAIDTTLEGARKRLGERKLWAIIEPRSNTMRMGSHKDGLAHSARLADEVIWYQPEGLDWDLQPVIDAAPNKAVVARTLDDIINTIVAEAGEGDAVVIMSNGGFGGLHQKLITALKAK
- a CDS encoding nucleotidyltransferase family protein, with amino-acid sequence MKNLQLFDFTKQNFDQALIEIIFREQALWQRLVYLRHIAPDAYLSAGVIRNLVWSVLHGQTYDVIHSEIDVIFFDEHEEHQRITHEITRQLIQNFPENEWDVVNQATVHTWYSTENGQSILPYASLHEALSVWPETATAIAIRLLENDDLEIIAPFGLYDLFALKLRWNDRLVSHDVFMQRVMSKRFLQRWEKLEIVS
- a CDS encoding sugar transporter; amino-acid sequence: MSASTTPQNPRSASTPNQTQQWISVISLAFAAFIFNTTEFIPVALLSDIGQSFAMPATDVGIMITIYAWVVAPISLPIMLLTKNFERRFLLIALFCVFILSHTLSYFAWNFEVLLLSRIGIAFAHALFWSITASLAVRVAPQGKAFQALGLLATGTALAMVLGIPFGRIIGETYGWRNTFALIAIGAAIVCLILAKTLPKLPSVNSGSLSSLKVFYQRPALMMVFALTIIVITAQFTAYSYIEPFALNIAHFSSSQTTTLLLIYGAAGFLGSYLFGKFAKKYPKLPIPLSSAVLAISMLLLIPLATDFIYFSLVSLFWGIAIICFSLAQQAKALNLASDATDVAMAIYSGLYNVGIGGGALLGGFVTAHYGLNHIGLVGGVLALLGTILACILVTRKDF
- a CDS encoding GNAT family N-acetyltransferase, encoding MQFQHIDDANQGEFFLENEQGQRIAEISYVWSGEDKIIANHTWVDDSLRGQGMARQLLDTLVDFARKKQLKIVPTCSYVDVMFRRDKSFADVML
- the guaD gene encoding guanine deaminase is translated as MSSIIATTAIRGRFLDIQNTVAQARDIHDQVRYVEDGLLLINDGKIVWFGAWTEGQTYLPADLKVEHYANQLIVPGFIDTHIHFPQTEMVGAYGEQLLEWLNTYTFPTEIQFQDKAYADQIAHFFINELLKNGTTTALVFCTVHPQSVDALFEAAERHQMRLIAGKVMMDRHAPEALTDTAESAYDDSKALIEKWHGKGRNLYAITPRFAPTSTPEQLQRAGQLKAEYPDVYVHTHLSENKNEIAWVKELFPEQKGYLDVYHHYGLTGERSVFAHCVHLEEHEWDCMHDTDSAIAFCPTSNLFLGSGLFPLKKTWEKQVKVGLGTDIGAGTSFCQLQTLNEAYKVQQLQGDKLSAFESLYHATLGGAKALDLQDKLGNFNVGKEADFVVLNLKATALQQLRQQRAKNIEDALFALFTMGDDRNIQATYIYGNKAYEQS
- a CDS encoding GNAT family N-acetyltransferase, whose amino-acid sequence is MLEIKHKNDAKKGEFYIGEEGHRLAEMTYTWAGEDKLIIDHTTVEDELRGEGVGRKLLNNLVEFAREKNIAVIPLCPFAKSVFDKDESIRDVLFSS